Part of the Primulina huaijiensis isolate GDHJ02 chromosome 15, ASM1229523v2, whole genome shotgun sequence genome is shown below.
AACCCTGCATTCCCTCTCACTCACAAAAGACAGGGAAAAAAAACCCCTTTTCTGAAAACTAGAAATCCATGGCGAAATCCAACTCTATTTGCTTGTTCTTTCTCGTGACATGCTCTCTGGTTTTTATGGGTTTTTCTCATGAAGGTGGTGGTGACCACGGCGGGGATCCGCTGCCATGCATCCAGAAACTACTGCCGTGCCAGCCGTATCTCAAGTCACAGACCACCCCGCCGCCGTCGTGCTGCGTGCCGATGAAACAGGTGGTATCCCAGGAAAGCCAATGCCTCTGCGCTGTGTTCAACAATCCGGATATCTTGAAAAGTCTCAACGTGACTCAACAGGATGGACTCAATCTTGCAAAATCTTGTGGTGCAAGTGCCGATGTATCCATTTGCAAAAAgggtaaattttattttaatttttttttggaaattctGTGTTTTTATGTGTGTAGCatttcaaatgaaaaatatatatttcaaatatg
Proteins encoded:
- the LOC140959375 gene encoding non-specific lipid transfer protein GPI-anchored 3-like, which translates into the protein MAKSNSICLFFLVTCSLVFMGFSHEGGGDHGGDPLPCIQKLLPCQPYLKSQTTPPPSCCVPMKQVVSQESQCLCAVFNNPDILKSLNVTQQDGLNLAKSCGASADVSICKKGAPTPTGSLKAPPAPSTGSAVSPPPKSAGSSVISHVAGSLSMAAIFSLISILIN